The DNA segment GCTCTTTATCCGTCATCATGTTCAATCCCGGCGGCAGACCGCCTGCATAGTCCTACTGACTTTAACGACCGGTGTTTTAAGCCGTGAAATTCATTTTGTCGAATTACTGTCGATCAACATTCGCGGCCATTCAACACGGATGCGTGCACCCGGCGTTTCAGGGTCGCGATTGCCGAAGGAAAGCTCTGCGCCCGAACGTTCCAGCAGGGTCTTGGCGATGAACAGGCCCAGTCCGAGGCCGCCCGCCGTATCGTCTCGCTGTCGCGTCGTGACATAGGGCTCGCCGATCCGCATCAAGATTTCGGGAGAGTACCCGTTGCCGTCATCCTCGATGACGATTGTCAGCGTATCGGGATTATATTCCACCGTGACGGTCACCTTCTTTCGCGCATAGTCGACGGCGTTTTCGATGAGATTGCCAAGCCCGTACATGATGCCGGCGTTGCGGTTCAGCACGGGTTCGCCGAGGCGCGGGCTCTTTTCGATCAGCTCCAGCTTGATGCCGAATTCCCGATGCGGTGCGATGATCTCCTCCATCATCGACGACAGCGTCAGCCGCCGCATATGCGCCTCGTCCTCGGAGGAGAGCGTCGTCAGCCGCCGCAGGATGTCGCGGCATCGTTCGCTCTGGCTACGCAGCAGCGCCACATCCTCGCGGAAGCGGTCGTCCTGGCTGAGCTCGCGCTCCATCTCCTTGGCGACGACGCTGATCGTTGCCAGCGGCGTGCCGAGTTCATGAGCCGCGGCGGCGGCCAGCCCGTCGAGTTGCGACAGGTGCTTTTCCCGCTGCAGCACCAGTTCCGTCGCCGATAACGCATCGGCAAGCTGCGTCGCCTCCATGGAGACGCGGTAGGCATAGAAGGCGGCAAAGGCCATGGTCGAGGCGATCGAGCACCAGACGCCGAGCTGCATTACGCTATGAACGTTGATCTCGATGCCATCGTACCAGGGCAGCGGAAAAGGCGAGAAGGCAAGGCCCGTGATGCAGATCATCGCCAGCACGATCAGCGCCATGCTGTAGCGGATCGGCTGCGAGGCGAAGGAGATGATGACGGGAACGCAGACCAGGGCGGAAAAGGGATTGGCGAGCCCGCCGGTGATCAAGAGCAGCCCGCAGAGCTGCAGGAGATCGAGGCCGAGCAGCGCAAAGGCAGCCGGCGGCTCCAGGCGGTGCGTTGGCGGATAGCGCAGCGTCAGGAAGAAGTTGATCCAGGCGAGGCAGGCGATCAACACGCAGCAGGCCAGCAGCGGCACGGCAAATTTCAGCCAGAAGGCGACGATCATCACCGTCACCGTCTGGCCGCCGACCGCGAGCCAACGCAGCCGCACCAGCGTCTGCAGCCTGAGCCGCCGGCTGGTGTGGTGATCGTCCTGCGGCTTGGCGTCCGCGTCCGCCATTTTGTCCAATCCTCTGAAGAAACGGGCCATTCTCAGGTACCACGCGGCTTGGCTCTTGTCGTCGGCAAAGCATCAGCCGGATCCTCCGGCCAGGGATGCCTGGGGTAACGCCCGCGCATATCGGCGCGCACGTCTTTCCACGATCCTGCCCAGAAGCCGGGCAGATCACGCGTCGTCTGGATTGGCCGGTGCGCCGGCGACGTCAGTTCCAGCACCAGCGGCAGCCGCCCACCGCCGACGGCCGGATGCTGCTTCAGGCCGAAAAGCTCCTGAACGCGGATCGTCAGCAGCGGTTCTTCGCCTTCATATTGGATCGGATGACGCTGGCCCGTCGGCGCTTCGAAATGCGTCGGCGCCATCCGGCCAAGGTCGCGTTGCAGCTCATGCGGCACCAGCGACATCAACCCGTTGGAAAGCCCGCCGGCCGAGATGTCGGAGAGGCCGCGTGCCTCGGTCTGGAATGGCGTGAACCATTCGTCGAGCCGCGAAAGCAGGGCATCGTCGCTCATATCGGGCCATGGCTCCCCGATCGTCCGGTGCAGGAAGCCGATCCGTTCACGCAATTGCGTCGCCTCTTTTGAAAAGGGCAGGACGGCGAGCCCCAGCTCGCGGATGCCGTCGGCCAGCGCCTTCGCCGCCCGCTCGCCCGATGGTCGAGGCAAGGGGGTCTCCTCGAAGATGATGGCCCCGAGCCGCGTCACGCGCCGCGCCCGCACTTGCCGGCTGGTCTTGTCGAATAGGCTCTGGTCCTCGGTGCGGATCTCTCCCGGCAGATGCTCCTCGACATCAGCACGCGCAATTTCCGCCGCTGCCAAGATACGGCCTTGCGCCGCCCGGCCCGTCAGGTCGGCAATGACAAGCATTTGCGAACCGGCGAGGCGCTCCGTCTCCGGCAATTCGGCGCCGCGCCCGTTCGCCATGACGAAGCGTCCGCGGCCGCCGCGCTGCAGGGCGATGCGATCGGGGAAGGCATGCAGCAGCAATGAACCGGCCAGGACCTGTACTCCTGCGTCCGCAGCCTTGCTGTCGCCTGCCGCTGTCGCCAACCGCCCTGCTAGCCGGCGCGACGCCTCCGCGCGTTCACCCTTTTCCGTCTTGAACCGCCGCAGGCGCTCTTCCAGATCGATGCTTTGCCCGCCGAGCCCCTGTTCCGTCAGCAATACGGCGAGCATCGCCGCCTCGCGTGCCTGGCCGAACTCCGCTGCTGAAATCACCATGGCCGCTAGCCGCGGCGGCAGAGCCAGATCGCGCATCAGCCTGCCGTGTGCCGTCAGCCCGTTCTCCGTGTCCAGCGCCCCCAATTGCCGCAGCAATGCCCGCGCTTCGCCCAGTGTCGTCGCCGGCGGCTGATCGACAAAGGCAAGTGCGGCTGGGTCCTGCACGCCCCAATGGGCAAGATCAAGCGCCAGCCCGGAAAGATCGCTGGACAGAATCTGCGGCGGCGTGAAGGCCGGCAGTGCCGCCGTCTGGCCTGGATGCCAAAGCCGGATCGCAATACCAGGCTCGGTTCGCCCCGCACGGCCAGCGCGCTGATCGGCGGAAGCCCGCGATACCCGCACCGTCTCCAGCCGAGTGATCCCGGTCGACGCTTCGAAAACCGGCAGCCGCTGCAGGCCGCTGTCGATGACGATGCGCACGCCGTCGATGGTGATCGACGTCTCGGCGATCGATGTCGCCAGCACGATCTTGCGCGTGCCTTTCGGCGCCGGCCGGATCGCCGCATCCTGTTCCTTTTGACCGAGATTGCCGTAAAGTGGCGCGATCACTGTCTCCGGCGACAATCGGCCTTCGAGTCTTTCCACCGTGCGGGTGATTTCCGCCTGGCCGGGCAGAAAGGCAAGGATCGATCCCTGTTCCGTCGCATGCGCATCCAGGATCGCCTTGGTTATGGTCTCCTCGATCCGTTCGCCGGCCGGCCGGTCCTGATGGCGGATCTCGATCGGAAAGCTCCGGCCCATGCTTTCGATGATGGGCGGGCGTCCGAGCAGGGCGGCGACACGTTCGACATCGAGCGTCGCCGACATCACGAGGATACGCAGATCCTCGCGGAGCGCCGATTGCACGTCGAGCGCCAGCGCCAGGCCGAAATCCGCATCCAGCGAGCGTTCGTGGAATTCGTCGAAGATGACCGTGGAAACGCCCGATAGTTCGGGATCGTCGAGGATCATCCGCGCGAACACGCCTTCGGTTACCACCTCGATGCGCGTCTTTGCGGAAATGCGATTATCAAGCCGCATACGGTAGCCGACGGTATCACCCACCTGCTCGTTGAGCAGCGAGGCCATGCGCGCCGCCGCAGCTCTTGCAGCAAGCCGCCGCGGCTCCAGCAGGATGATCCTGCCGTCGCCGCGCCAGCCTTGACCAAGTAGATAGAGCGGCACCAGCGTCGTTTTGCCGGCGCCGGGAGGAGCCGACAGAACTGCGCGTCGTTCGTCCGCGAGCGCTGCGCCGATATTGGCGAGCACATGTGAAACCGGCAGTTCGGGCAGCGAAGGTGTCATCGGCGTCACGCCTGCTTGCCCCGCACATGTTCATAGGCAAGGATCGCGCCGGCAAGATCCTCGAGCGCAGCTCCCACCGATTTGAACAGGGTTATATCGTTCTCATTCGTGCGCCCCGGCCGCGTGCCGCGTATGAGCTCGCTGAGCTCCGCGTGGATCGCATCCTCCGTGAGCACGCCGCTTTTCAGCGGCTGTACGATATCGCCGGCTTCCTTCATTGCGCCGGCGCGCGTATCGACGAAGACCTGCGCGCGCTGGATCGCGACGTCATCGGTCTCGCGCATATCCGGCTTGAAACCGCCGACAAGATCGAGATGCGCCCCGGGCTTCGGCCATTCGCCCTGGATAACCGGCGTGTTCGACAGCGTGCCGCAGGAGATGATGTCGGCGCTGCGCGCGGCCGCTTCCAGATCGGTGACGGCTTGTACGTCCAAACCAAACGCACGCGCATCGTCCGCCACCTGTTGCGCCTTGTCGCGATCGCGTCCCCACACGCCGATTCGCGTCAGCTCCCGTCCTTCGGCATGCGCCTGGATCAGGTTGAGCGACAGCCGCCCCGTGCCGCAGACAAGCAATTCCTGCGCATCCGTGCGTGCGAGATAGCGCGCCGCCAACGCCGAGGTGGCGGCAGTGCGCCGCGCCGTGAGCTCCCCGCCATCGATCGCTGCCAGCATTTCGCCTGTCTTGCCGGACGAAAGCAGATAGGTTCCGAAGATTGCGGGCAGGGCGCGACTGGCATTGTCCGGGAAAACCGAAACCATCTTCACGCCCATATATTGCCCCGGCAGCCAGGCCGGCATCAGCAACAGCGTGGCATGGCTCTCGCCGGGAACTTCTATATCATGGTGATGCCGCACCGGCATGACGCAGCCACCGGCAAACATCGTGGCGATCGCTTCGATGAGCGCCGGCCAGGCCAGCGCTGCACGGGTCTGCTCTTCGTCGAGGACCAACATTGTCTGCTCCTTCATTGCTCAGCTTTCTATTAGGTCCTGTGCTATGAACTGGCAATTGGCGGCGCGGACATGGGGCTGATGCGGGTTTTGAAAGCCGACTTCTCGCCTCTCACCCCTTTTGAAAGATGGATTCGCCAAAGACCCGTAAAAATGATTCCGGAAAACACCTCAAAAGAGGGCGATTTTCGCGGCCAATTGAATTCACATATAAATACCACAATAAAATCAGTCACTTACAAAAATGTCAGAATTTTTACAGTGTTGGTGTTGACTAAGGGAAAGCGGTGGGATTATAAGCCCACTCACTGAACGAGGGCGGCGGCGCTGCTGGCGACGGAGTTTCTCGCTCATGTGTTTCCTTGATTGGCTGCGATGCTGATTTGTGGTTCTGGGCTTTAAGTCTTGGGCTTGAGGGGACGGTTTTGACTGGGGTGACTGGTCTGTTATTTGACAATTGAAGATTGGAAGAAAGAGAAACGTGGGCGGCGAAGCTTGCGGGACCTGGAGCGATCTGGGTTCTTTGAAAGAGACTTTGACGGTCACGTTTATCAAGAGAATACACCTCATTATGAGCGCAGTGATGCGCGGAATGATGGGTGTGAGTTCTCGTCGATTCAGAGACGTGATTTAGTCAAGATTGAATTCTCAACATGAGAGTTTGATCCTGGCTCAGAACGAACGCTGGCGGCAGGCTTAACACATGCAAGTCGAGCGCCCCGCAAGGGGAGCGGCAGACGGGTGAGTAACGCGTGGGAATCTACCCTTTTCTACGGAATAACGCAGGGAAACTTGTGCTAATACCGTATGTGTCCTTCGGGAGAAAGATTTATCGGGAAAGGATGAGCCCGCGTTGGATTAGCTAGTTGGTGGGGTAAAGGCCTACCAAGGCGACGATCCATAGCTGGTCTGAGAGGATGATCAGCCACATTGGGACTGAGACACGGCCCAAACTCCTACGGGAGGCAGCAGTGGGGAATATTGGACAATGGGCGCAAGCCTGATCCAGCCATGCCGCGTGAGTGATGAAGGCCCTAGGGTTGTAAAGCTCTTTCACCGGAGAAGATAATGACGGTATCCGGAGAAGAAGCCCCGGCTAACTTCGTGCCAGCAGCCGCGGTAATACGAAGGGGGCTAGCGTTGTTCGGAATTACTGGGCGTAAAGCGCACGTAGGCGGATCGATCAGTCAGGGGTGAAATCCCAGGGCTCAACCCTGGAACTGCCTTTGATACTGTCGATCTGGAGTATGGAAGAGGTGAGTGGAATTCCGAGTGTAGAGGTGAAATTCGTAGATATTCGGAGGAACACCAGTGGCGAAGGCGGCTCACTGGTCCATTACTGACGCTGAGGTGCGAAAGCGTGGGGAGCAAACAGGATTAGATACCCTGGTAGTCCACGCCGTAAACGATGAATGTTAGCCGTCGGGCAGTATACTGTTCGGTGGCGCAGCTAACGCATTAAACATTCCGCCTGGGGAGTACGGTCGCAAGATTAAAACTCAAAGGAATTGACGGGGGCCCGCACAAGCGGTGGAGCATGTGGTTTAATTCGAAGCAACGCGCAGAACCTTACCAGCCCTTGACATCCTGTGTTACCCTTAGAGATAGGGGGTCCACTTCGGTGGCGCAGAGACAGGTGCTGCATGGCTGTCGTCAGCTCGTGTCGTGAGATGTTGGGTTAAGTCCCGCAACGAGCGCAACCCTCGCCCTTAGTTGCCAGCATTTAGTTGGGCACTCTAAGGGGACTGCCGGTGATAAGCCGAGAGGAAGGTGGGGATGACGTCAAGTCCTCATGGCCCTTACGGGCTGGGCTACACACGTGCTACAATGGTGGTGACAGTGGGCAGCGAGCACGCGAGTGTGAGCTAATCTCCAAAAGCCATCTCAGTTCGGATTGCACTCTGCAACTCGAGTGCATGAAGTTGGAATCGCTAGTAATCGCGGATCAGCATGCCGCGGTGAATACGTTCCCGGGCCTTGTACACACCGCCCGTCACACCATGGGAGTTGGTTTTACCCGAAGGTAGTGCGCTAACCGCAAGGAGGCAGCTAACCACGGTAGGGTCAGCGACTGGGGTGAAGTCGTAACAAGGTAGCCGTAGGGGAACCTGCGGCTGGATCACCTCCTTTCTAAGGAAGCTGTGGAATTGGTAAGACGCCGGACTAGATCTGGATGAACCTTCCCGTGCTTTTTAGAACAAGATCGGACCAGTCAGGTCACGATCGCAACGTAATACGCCGCGTAGACTTCGGTCACGACGGTATGGCGAGCCTCGCCGTCCACGTTTCTCTTTCTTCAAGAAGACAAAAAACCGCGTCGACCGGTTCCCCGAATGGGCCCGTAGCTCAGTTGGTTAGAGCACACGCTTGATAAGCGTGGGGTCGGAAGTTCAAGTCTTCCCGGGCCCACCATTTGCATTAGCGGATGGAGGTTGAGGGATGACGGACTGTGAGCGATGTGGGTTGTTGCCGAACCTTGGGGTTATGCCTTGAGGCGATCGAGCTGATGGGGCTGTAGCTCAGCTGGGAGAGCACCTGCTTTGCAAGCAGGGGGTCAGCGGTTCGATCCCGCTCAGCTCCACCAAATCGATTGGTGTCGAGACTGACGGCATGTTGTCTTTTGAAGAAGTAAAAGTTTTGCATCGACCTAATGGTTGGATGCCTGTTCTGCATACATTGTGAAGAGAAGATTGATCTGGAGGCTTCCAGGTGTCGGGTTTTGCCCGGCGTCCGAGCCCGGTCTTTGAGAAACCATGGATGGCCTAGCCGGCCGGACATGGTGGAGAGACTGGAGGTAGGAAGGAAGCTTGTCGCTCTGGGTCGTTGTTGTTGGCACTTTCGAGTGCTTCTGACGGACGACTGGATTACCGTTGCCTGACCGCGCGGTATCGGATCAAATCTCGAGAAGCTGGTCTTAAGATAGACTGCAAGCGAGCTGCTCGGCGTAGCTCCAATAAAGCAGATCTATCGAACACGTCGATGGCATTGTTGAAGCGCGATTGTAAAAGGTAATCGCGCCGGCTTGGTTCGGCACACTGGCAAGACGAACCCTTTGGGTTCGCTTGAGAGGTGTCCGGATAGTCGATTTGGAACCCCTTCGAGCGCAAGCGAGAAGGATAGGAATTCCAAATCCAAGCAAATGATGAGCATTGGCAATGAGAACGATCAAGTGTCGTAAGGGCATTTAGTGGATGCCTAGGCATGCACAGGCGATGAAGGACGTGATACGCTGCGAAAAGCCGTGGGGAGCTGCGAATAAGCTTTGATCCATGGATCTCCGAATGGGGCAACCCACCTTAAATGCTTAGAAAATCAAGCGCGCCGCGAGGCGCGAGGCAATAGCCAATGGGCAATGGGCAGTAGTGGATTGAAAGAGAAACTATTGCCTACTGCCTAAGACCTATTGCCTGGAAGCGCGTCGAAGACGCGCTTGGTTTCTAAGCATTGTTATGAGGTATCTTCACCTGAATAAAATAGGGTGTAAGAAGCGAACGCAGGGAACTGAAACATCTAAGTACCTGCAGGAAAGGACATCAACCGAGACTCCGCAAGTAGTGGCGAGCGAACGCGGACCAGGCCAGTGGCAATGAGTGTTAAAGTGGAAGAACCTGGAAAGGTTTGCCGTAGAGGGTGACAGCCCCGTACGCGTAGATACATTCATTGTCCTAGAGTAGGGCGGGACACGAGAAATCCTGTCTGAACATGGGGAGACCACTCTCCAAGCCTAAGTACTCGTGCATGACCGATAGCGAACCAGTACCGTGAGGGAAAGGTGAAAAGCACCCCGACAAGGGGAGTGAAATAGAACCTGAAACTGGATGCCTACAAACAGTCGGAGCCCGCAAGGGTGACGGCGTACCTTTTGTATAATGGGTCAACGACTTAGTGTAACAAGCAAGCTTAAGCCGGTAGGTGTAGGCGAAGCGAAAGCGAGTCTGAATAGGGCGATATAGTTTGTTGCATTAGACCCGAAACCGAGTGATCTAGCCATGAGCAGGTTGAAGGTTGGGTAACACCAACTGGAGGACCGAACCCGCATCTGTTGCAATAGATTGGGATGACTTGTGGCTAGGGGTGAAAGGCCAATCAAACTCGGAAATAGCTGGTTCTCCGCGAAATCTATTTAGGTAGAGCGTCGAGCGAATACTCCCGGGGGTAGAGCACTGGATGGGCTATGGGGACTCACCGTCTTACTGATCCTAACCAAACTCCGAATACCGGGAAGTACTACTCGGCAGACACACGGCGGGTGCTAACGTCCGTCGTGAAAAGGGCAACAACCCTAACCTCCAGCTAAGGTCCCCAAGTCATGGCTAAGTGGGAAAGGATGTGAGGATCCCAAAACAACCAGGATGTTGGCTTAGAAGCAGCCATCATTTAAAGAAAGCGTAACAGCTCACTGGTCTAGTCAAGGGTCTTTGCGCCGAAAATGTAACGGGGCTAAAGCCATGCACCGAAGCTGAGGATTCCTCTTTGAGGAGTGGTAGCGGAGCGTTCCGTAAGCCTGTGAAGGGACAGCCGTGAGGCATCCTGGAGGTATCGGAAGTGCGAATGTTGACATGAGTAACGATAAAGAGGGTGAGAGACCCTCTCGCCGAAAGACCAAGGGTTCCTGCTTAAAGTTAATCTGAGCAGGGTTAGCCGGCCCCTAAGACGAGGCGGACACGCGTAGTCGATGGGAACCACGTTAATATTCGTGGGCCTGGTGGTAGTGACGGATTGCTTAACTTGTAAGGTCTTATTGGATTGATCTTGCAGGGACGCGGTTCCAGGAAATAGCTCCACCGTATAGACCGTACCCGAAACCGACACAGGTGGTCAGGTAGAGTATACCAAGGCGCTTGAGAGAACTATGTTGAAGGAACTCGGCAAATTGCACGCGTAACTTCGGAAGAAGCGTGACCCTTATGTGCGCAAGCATGTGAGGGTGGCACAGACCAGGGGGTAGCGACTGTTTACCAAAAACACAGGGCTCTGCGAAGTCGCAAGACGACGTATAGGGTCTGACGCCTGCCCGGTGCTGGAAGGTTAAGAGGAGGGGTGCAAGCTCTGAATCGAAGCCCCAGTAAACGGCGGCCG comes from the Rhizobium sp. NXC24 genome and includes:
- a CDS encoding ActS/PrrB/RegB family redox-sensitive histidine kinase; this encodes MADADAKPQDDHHTSRRLRLQTLVRLRWLAVGGQTVTVMIVAFWLKFAVPLLACCVLIACLAWINFFLTLRYPPTHRLEPPAAFALLGLDLLQLCGLLLITGGLANPFSALVCVPVIISFASQPIRYSMALIVLAMICITGLAFSPFPLPWYDGIEINVHSVMQLGVWCSIASTMAFAAFYAYRVSMEATQLADALSATELVLQREKHLSQLDGLAAAAAHELGTPLATISVVAKEMERELSQDDRFREDVALLRSQSERCRDILRRLTTLSSEDEAHMRRLTLSSMMEEIIAPHREFGIKLELIEKSPRLGEPVLNRNAGIMYGLGNLIENAVDYARKKVTVTVEYNPDTLTIVIEDDGNGYSPEILMRIGEPYVTTRQRDDTAGGLGLGLFIAKTLLERSGAELSFGNRDPETPGARIRVEWPRMLIDSNSTK
- the hrpB gene encoding ATP-dependent helicase HrpB; translation: MTPSLPELPVSHVLANIGAALADERRAVLSAPPGAGKTTLVPLYLLGQGWRGDGRIILLEPRRLAARAAAARMASLLNEQVGDTVGYRMRLDNRISAKTRIEVVTEGVFARMILDDPELSGVSTVIFDEFHERSLDADFGLALALDVQSALREDLRILVMSATLDVERVAALLGRPPIIESMGRSFPIEIRHQDRPAGERIEETITKAILDAHATEQGSILAFLPGQAEITRTVERLEGRLSPETVIAPLYGNLGQKEQDAAIRPAPKGTRKIVLATSIAETSITIDGVRIVIDSGLQRLPVFEASTGITRLETVRVSRASADQRAGRAGRTEPGIAIRLWHPGQTAALPAFTPPQILSSDLSGLALDLAHWGVQDPAALAFVDQPPATTLGEARALLRQLGALDTENGLTAHGRLMRDLALPPRLAAMVISAAEFGQAREAAMLAVLLTEQGLGGQSIDLEERLRRFKTEKGERAEASRRLAGRLATAAGDSKAADAGVQVLAGSLLLHAFPDRIALQRGGRGRFVMANGRGAELPETERLAGSQMLVIADLTGRAAQGRILAAAEIARADVEEHLPGEIRTEDQSLFDKTSRQVRARRVTRLGAIIFEETPLPRPSGERAAKALADGIRELGLAVLPFSKEATQLRERIGFLHRTIGEPWPDMSDDALLSRLDEWFTPFQTEARGLSDISAGGLSNGLMSLVPHELQRDLGRMAPTHFEAPTGQRHPIQYEGEEPLLTIRVQELFGLKQHPAVGGGRLPLVLELTSPAHRPIQTTRDLPGFWAGSWKDVRADMRGRYPRHPWPEDPADALPTTRAKPRGT
- a CDS encoding ornithine cyclodeaminase family protein; protein product: MLVLDEEQTRAALAWPALIEAIATMFAGGCVMPVRHHHDIEVPGESHATLLLMPAWLPGQYMGVKMVSVFPDNASRALPAIFGTYLLSSGKTGEMLAAIDGGELTARRTAATSALAARYLARTDAQELLVCGTGRLSLNLIQAHAEGRELTRIGVWGRDRDKAQQVADDARAFGLDVQAVTDLEAAARSADIISCGTLSNTPVIQGEWPKPGAHLDLVGGFKPDMRETDDVAIQRAQVFVDTRAGAMKEAGDIVQPLKSGVLTEDAIHAELSELIRGTRPGRTNENDITLFKSVGAALEDLAGAILAYEHVRGKQA